CTGACAACTGGTAACCATGCCTTTAAACCACCCAATATcactttattattttcataGTCGATTCTACCTCTCATAGTATTGAAAGTAGATTCTGGTTGCTCATAGATTTCCTTTTGCATAAAATGGTCGTAAGGGCCCTTCATGATCTGAGCTAACTCCATCTCTAAAGTTTGAATGGACCTTGTCATTGATGCGCCTACTTCTCTTCTAGATCTATGAATATGTAACTCACCATCGTAAATATGAGCCAaatcgtcatcttctaaaaaTAGCACCTTCTTGGTATGTTTAACAACAGATGCCGCATCcgaagaaacaaaaaattccaCCGGTGTTGGAGATCCATCTTCTGATAGGAAAGCCCTGGATTGAGAATGTCTCAAGTTAAATTCATTGGCGGCAATTGGTAGTAAATTGGCATTTTGGGAACCAGCTTCAAATTCACGAGCTTTCTTTGGGCCCAAGCCAAATGATTTGTTGTTAGATTTCAATGGAATTTCCGGTTGACCAGCGTTTTCTTCGGGAAATTCCACATCCACGAAGTCGacttttagttttttttcagatttgACACCAATCAGTAAAGGGGACCCTTTTCTAGTGGCGATAACCTCATTAGGATAGTGACAAGATTTACATAATAACCCGTATGAACCTTCTAGTTCTAAAAGAACTAGCTTGGTTAATTCGTGGAAATCTAAGTCATGCCcattttgtaaatttgTATTGTataaatgcaaatataGTTTAGCAATACACTCGGTATCGGTATCACTTTCGAATTTATAACCTTTGTTAATTAAAAGAGTCTTCAGTTCTCTAAAATTTGTGATGATACCATTATGAACGACCACAAATTGGTCTTCTGGGTCAGATCTTTGAGGGTGACAGTTAACTTGTTCTGGTCGACCGTGAGTAGCCCATCTAGTATGCGCAATACCACAATGAGAGACAAAAGTAACGTCTCTGTTCGGATTTTGCTTAGTAATCTCCTCTTTCAAAGCACTCACTTTACCGATTTGCTTATAGATGAAAGTAG
The nucleotide sequence above comes from Saccharomyces cerevisiae S288C chromosome XI, complete sequence. Encoded proteins:
- a CDS encoding uncharacterized protein (Novel ORF identified by enrichment-based proteomics), yielding MNDHKLVFWVRSLRVTVNLFWSTVSSPSSMRNTTMRDKSNVSVRILLSNLLFQSTHFTDLLIDESRISFVTIDSNTGGIIASIF